In Syntrophomonas wolfei subsp. wolfei str. Goettingen G311, a single window of DNA contains:
- a CDS encoding sensor domain-containing diguanylate cyclase encodes MFKLAYLALDKVNQGIIILDKDLKIVFWNAWLEQYTGKSQEETIGQKLPQLFPNLSRKPCLDAFQGALFHRQSRFLSGALHHCFIAPVEDIRKDVRQNLLVEPLDYDDEKYMLLQISDLTGHYSRVKQLKHMIKEIDSEYEQVRAAEKINRFKAFHDALTGLPNRYLFYDRLDNAISMAQRNKEMLAVVFLDLDGFKEVNDNYGHEAGDHLLQVVAERLRELLRESDTLARLGGDEFLFIFPQIKSEADAATIAKKILTALANPFMFWGREVYLTASIGISLYPKDAKNSRNLINKADLAMYQVKNSGKNDYHFYNSGI; translated from the coding sequence ATGTTTAAATTGGCCTATTTAGCTCTGGACAAGGTGAACCAGGGAATAATAATACTGGATAAAGACCTGAAAATAGTTTTTTGGAATGCCTGGTTGGAGCAATATACGGGAAAAAGTCAGGAAGAAACTATTGGTCAGAAGCTGCCTCAGCTCTTTCCCAACTTATCCCGTAAGCCTTGTCTCGATGCCTTTCAGGGGGCTCTTTTTCACCGGCAAAGCCGGTTTCTCTCCGGCGCTTTGCACCACTGCTTTATTGCTCCGGTGGAGGATATACGAAAGGATGTGCGCCAGAATCTACTGGTAGAACCACTGGACTATGATGATGAAAAATATATGCTGCTGCAGATTTCCGACCTGACCGGTCATTACAGCCGGGTTAAGCAGCTTAAACATATGATAAAGGAAATAGACAGCGAATACGAACAGGTACGGGCAGCAGAAAAGATAAACCGCTTTAAGGCCTTTCATGATGCTCTTACGGGACTGCCTAATCGCTATTTATTCTATGACCGCCTGGATAATGCCATCAGCATGGCGCAGCGTAATAAAGAGATGCTGGCGGTAGTTTTTCTTGATTTGGATGGATTTAAGGAGGTCAATGACAACTATGGACACGAAGCGGGTGACCACTTGTTGCAGGTGGTAGCGGAAAGGCTGAGGGAATTGTTGCGGGAAAGCGATACCCTGGCCCGTTTGGGTGGTGATGAGTTTCTGTTCATATTTCCCCAGATAAAAAGCGAAGCAGATGCTGCAACTATTGCTAAAAAAATACTAACGGCTCTGGCTAATCCTTTTATGTTCTGGGGACGGGAAGTATATCTGACGGCAAGTATTGGTATCAGCCTTTACCCCAAAGATGCCAAGAATAGCCGCAATCTCATCAACAAAGCGGATTTAGCCATGTACCAGGTAAAGAACAGTGGAAAAAATGATTATCACTTCTATAATTCCGGTATATAA